One stretch of Akkermansiaceae bacterium DNA includes these proteins:
- a CDS encoding DUF3450 family protein, which translates to MPPIKPIITICLTPFAMMASLWAQDAGTTEDPGATKELIHQWVKTERMISEEKTSWEVEKKSMQSLLDLYRKELALLNEELTQAGASVELVDHDKEKLEAELKQYREAQQLLRASMARMLPRMKNVITRFPQPLADELKSDLDALSAPDALGKPRDVLKSMLAVLSAAGRFNRSITVAEETQTLPDGKKMTVSVLYLGLCRAYYTTSSGDTAGIGSPGKEGWVWQSVPAIAADVRRAIAVYQKSQQPQLIKLPVKLTGGGESK; encoded by the coding sequence ATGCCGCCGATCAAACCAATCATCACCATTTGCCTGACCCCGTTTGCCATGATGGCTTCTCTCTGGGCGCAGGATGCCGGCACGACTGAAGACCCGGGTGCCACGAAAGAGCTCATCCACCAGTGGGTGAAAACCGAGCGGATGATCTCGGAGGAAAAAACGTCCTGGGAGGTTGAGAAAAAGAGTATGCAAAGCTTGCTCGACCTCTATCGAAAGGAGCTCGCACTGCTGAATGAGGAGCTCACCCAGGCTGGTGCATCAGTGGAGCTGGTGGATCACGATAAAGAGAAGCTCGAAGCCGAACTCAAGCAATACCGGGAGGCCCAGCAATTGCTGCGTGCCAGCATGGCCCGCATGCTTCCCAGAATGAAAAACGTGATAACTCGCTTCCCACAACCACTGGCCGATGAGCTGAAGTCGGATCTCGATGCCTTGTCGGCACCTGACGCCCTGGGCAAGCCACGGGATGTCCTGAAGTCGATGCTCGCGGTGCTCTCTGCTGCGGGCCGGTTCAATCGCAGCATCACGGTCGCCGAAGAAACCCAGACTTTGCCCGACGGTAAAAAAATGACGGTCAGCGTGCTCTACCTGGGGTTGTGCCGGGCCTATTACACGACCAGCTCGGGTGATACGGCAGGTATTGGTTCACCGGGCAAGGAGGGGTGGGTATGGCAATCCGTGCCCGCCATCGCCGCGGATGTCAGACGCGCCATTGCAGTGTATCAAAAATCCCAACAGCCACAGCTCATCAAGCTTCCCGTGAAGCTGACAGGGGGAGGGGAGAGCAAGTAA
- a CDS encoding MotA/TolQ/ExbB proton channel family protein — translation MMKHLAIFLFVLTGWIASAGAQDMESIQKDLHDARKRLTEQREAIAREKPGLGKSFHETKAELLEKRRKARIARMAKSDRESLLKELQKKCYTSEQDHSYVDSQLRDYGLKLETFLLPGEVSQSPDTTPASGSPAEALKHRLAVLEAGINRLDALLGGSVVKGEAVAPDGEVKPGTFALAGPAAWFAADDGSLTGAIVREKGTRSPKVLAGQESEVRELLAGNEASLDIDVTGGKALALATLESDKLDIFRKGGFWIWPILAIALFSAVCGIVKLAQIARIRTPQPEWVSGILGALREGDQEKAQGLAGGVSHPVAAVISRCLTYAKAGPDVVEEVLYEQLIGVQNKLQSWLPFIAITAATAPLLGLLGTVSGMIRTFNVITVSGTGDAKPLAGGISEALVTTLFGLVVAIPALIIHALLSRRCQGIIQNTEKLGLTLVNGLRGEKFPKPDTNHLERVAGDE, via the coding sequence ATGATGAAACACCTGGCCATATTTCTCTTTGTTTTGACGGGGTGGATCGCATCTGCCGGAGCCCAGGACATGGAGTCGATCCAAAAGGATTTGCATGATGCCCGCAAACGTCTAACCGAACAGCGTGAAGCCATCGCCAGGGAGAAACCCGGCCTTGGAAAATCCTTTCACGAAACCAAGGCCGAGCTGCTGGAAAAACGCCGCAAGGCGCGTATCGCCCGGATGGCCAAATCAGACCGTGAATCCCTGCTCAAGGAACTGCAGAAAAAGTGTTACACCTCCGAGCAGGACCACAGTTACGTTGACAGCCAGTTGCGTGATTACGGCCTGAAACTTGAAACCTTTTTACTGCCGGGGGAGGTTTCTCAATCGCCCGACACCACTCCCGCATCCGGTTCGCCGGCCGAGGCACTTAAACATCGCCTGGCCGTACTCGAGGCCGGGATCAATCGGCTCGACGCACTTCTTGGAGGCAGCGTCGTCAAGGGCGAGGCAGTCGCTCCCGATGGGGAGGTGAAGCCGGGGACCTTTGCCCTTGCCGGTCCCGCCGCCTGGTTTGCAGCCGATGACGGTAGTCTCACCGGTGCGATCGTCCGGGAAAAAGGCACCCGCAGTCCCAAGGTGCTTGCCGGTCAGGAAAGTGAGGTCAGGGAACTGCTCGCGGGTAACGAGGCCTCGCTGGACATCGACGTCACAGGAGGAAAGGCACTCGCCCTGGCGACCCTGGAAAGTGATAAACTTGACATCTTCCGCAAGGGGGGATTCTGGATCTGGCCGATTCTTGCTATCGCGCTGTTCTCAGCCGTCTGTGGTATTGTCAAATTGGCACAAATCGCCCGCATCCGAACACCTCAACCCGAGTGGGTTTCTGGTATCCTTGGCGCGTTGCGTGAGGGCGACCAGGAAAAAGCGCAAGGCCTGGCCGGCGGGGTATCCCACCCTGTGGCAGCGGTGATCAGTCGGTGCCTGACCTATGCCAAAGCAGGCCCCGATGTGGTCGAGGAGGTTTTGTATGAACAGCTCATCGGTGTGCAGAACAAACTCCAAAGCTGGTTGCCCTTCATCGCGATCACCGCGGCAACAGCTCCCTTGTTAGGTTTGCTGGGAACGGTTTCCGGTATGATCAGGACCTTCAACGTCATTACCGTATCAGGCACGGGCGATGCCAAACCTCTGGCTGGGGGGATTTCGGAAGCACTGGTCACAACACTCTTCGGCTTAGTGGTCGCCATCCCGGCCCTCATCATCCACGCCCTGCTCTCCCGTCGTTGCCAGGGTATCATTCAAAACACCGAGAAGCTCGGACTAACACTTGTCAACGGCTTGCGTGGCGAAAAGTTCCCAAAACCGGACACCAACCA